Proteins from one Diprion similis isolate iyDipSimi1 chromosome 3, iyDipSimi1.1, whole genome shotgun sequence genomic window:
- the LOC124404095 gene encoding blastoderm-specific protein 25D isoform X2, whose protein sequence is MEGNCTDPYEQQLLAVFESCQTKGQIGLDENGLRSLCEKLQLEEQGKELISCLLEQTDTDKSVSFYEFRDGLLALLGNAQDRISSYSDREFPNSDSLQSLNSAKLANKRYGRKTKPKEQNADMMDFQHQNLDGAKNEIWRGVDGLLNQDIKIEEQRLREIWAKINLGLDRQELPIVSQYVSIPLLPKQTLEQIFEKLDMDHDGQITLEEFLLIFRNPKMLHEQLSSAWNAGLRNDIMKQDSERESIQIRGPHHTGYARSSTVVDMWEVAGVPDAATFLSELGFTSPDISLTELTNVLCEELKSLRDESDNRVMGTHISLLKGTLVLYQEEVRSLNTLVEHLSGERDKLRGDIAEANQRATLLAQEVDEHHICLEKSSQNQIKQLELKNAEILKDLTDQLTSEHESNAAALKLMDQRLQMLQQEDQRIRTELANVLSENHTLETENQNLSEHLSKLKSSNNQLQMQIQTLAAEHDEVENVEAKENEVLVSLLDRIKKLQSDNAALRDQNDELTSELEVMKHSVSDIQSSGNSAISNSKDLTDRVAELEELLQSKTVRNKDISIGANNLNAIVETQEHQLAELRGVLGKLKKELVNVVTEKKNDCTLDNCVLQNRILDVICRIDTNVSPHPQETDSIKSLANELEAESTQQTTECSRDFVTNKAEKGKVNRKAVGGDDIVKNIDKNFNNLDVKSVSKNKMTGLRDYPPRRDENGSDQSKIEREKNNVFYNVRQSSEKAEISKDCRDFDKVTDILQEMEEKYVNEKKQLSERCTELERSLDLLRTEYEQCEDYWAGKLEEERQLFEQEQRISDEKLSELIAKMAEYEEQFGNSDKTHNDGRLSPIEERFNLEQQYTNLEEEFSEWKSEMQEELTKKDQEIHDLREKLQKGKRILTAETSVQCSEESVSHSNLTTSLSEVIHEKNLSSSKITSYDTDSRMLNDSLQFKHSTESESPNAEVCTSRPARILPCLHGCSCYQIQPYSVAEELCRAHKEELRRLHQLKINIETECSNLIKQKEALMQEILKLQSLRAISCSCTKTIAGEQACRIDLNVLQALNARLQSQEQKCHHLQVSLKQQQQYTDRILHQTWKQHRNEIADLQFLLCGTQEKLQQHLQAYKEQAESLARADMLAKDLYLENTYLMASVERLEQHCHVLTQYSTESTSV, encoded by the exons ATGGAGGGAAATTGTACAGATCCTTACGAACAGCAACTTTTAGCCGTATTTGAGAGTTGTCAAACGAAGGGGCAGATAGGTCTGGACGAAAATGGGCTGCGATCGTTATGTGAGAAATTACAACTCGAGGAGCAAGGAAAGGAGTTGATATCGTGTCTCCTGGAGCAAACCGACACTGATAAGTCTGTGTCCTTTTACGAATTCCGTGATGGTCTTCTTGCTTTATTGGGAAACGCTCAAGATAGAATCTCCAGTTATTCGGATCGAGAATTTCCCAACAGTGACTCGTTGCAAAGTTTAAATTCTGCCAAGTTAGCCAACAAGAGGTACGGACGGAAGACCAAACCAAAAGAACAAAACGCGGATATGATGGACTTTCAACACCAAAATTTAG ATGGcgcaaaaaatgaaatatggaGAGGCGTAGATGGTCTTCTCAATCAGGATATTAAAATAGAGGAACAGAGGCTGAGAGAAATATGGGCAAAAATTAACTTGGGTTTGGATCGGCAAGAGCTGCCCATTGTATCGCAATACGTCAGCATTCCTTTACTTCCTAAACAG ACGTTGGagcagatttttgaaaaactcgaTATGGATCATGACGGACAAATTACTCTCGAAGAGTTTTTGCTGATATTCAGAAACCCCAAAATGCTGCACGAGCAACTCAGCTCCGCGTGGAATGCTGGCCTTCGAAATGATATCATGAAACAAGACTCTGAGAGAGAAAGTATTCAAATCCGTGGCCCTCACCACACTGG CTACGCCCGAAGCAGCACAGTTGTGGATATGTGGGAAGTTGCTGGCGTTCCTGATGCAGCCACATTTTTGTCAGAACTTGGATTCACCAGTCCAGACATCAGCCTCACAGAGCTGACAAATGTGCTCTGCGAAGAGCTGAAAAGCCTCCGTGATGAGTCCGATAACAGAGTGATGGGAACTCACATTAGTTTGCTGAAAGGAACACTTGTATTGTATCAGGAAGAGGTCAGAAGTCTCAA CACTTTAGTGGAGCATTTGAGCGGGGAAAGAGACAAGTTACGAGGAGATATAGCAGAAGCGAACCAAAGAGCAACTTTGCTGGCTCAAGAAGTAGATGAACATCATATCTGCTTGGAAAAGTCCAGTCAGAATCAAATTAAGCAGCTGGAATTGAAGAACGCGGAAATACTTAAGGACCTAACAGATCAGCTGACTTCTGAACACGAGTCTAATGCTGCTGCCTTGAAATTAATGGACCAAAGGCTGCAAATGCTTCAACAAGAAGACCAACGTATCAGAACTGAGTTAGCCAATGTCTTGTCTGAGAATCACACATTGGAgactgaaaatcaaaatttatcggAGCACCTTTCCAAGCTCAAATCCTCAAATAATCAGCTGCAAATGCAGATACAAACACTGGCTGCTGAGCACGACGAG GTCGAAAATGTTGAAGCGAAAGAAAATGAGGTTCTGGTTTCTCTATTAGACCGCATAAAAAAGCTTCAGTCTGACAACGCTGCGCTACGAGATCAAAATGACGAACTTACGTCTGAGCTAGAAGTGATGAAACATTCTGTGTCCGATATCCAAAGTTCCGG aaattcgGCTATAAGTAATTCAAAAGATTTGACTGATAGAGTGGCTGAGTTGGAGGAACTTTTACAATCGAAAACTGTGAGAAAC aagGACATTTCAATCGGAGCGAACAATTTGAACGCAATCGTTGAAACACAGGAACATCAGTTAGCGGAACTGCGAGGTGTgcttggaaaattgaaaaaagaactgGTCAATGTTGtgacagaaaagaaaaatgattgcACACTCGACAATTGTGTGCTGCAAAATAGAATTTTGGATGTGATTTGCAGAATAGATACGAATGTATCTCCACATCCCCAAGAAACAGATTCTATTAAAAGTTTAGCAAATGAACTTGAGGCCGAAAGTACACAACAAACGACTGAATGTAGTAGAGATTTTGTCACTAATAAAGCCGAGAAGGGGAAAGTCAATAGGAAAGCAGTTGGCGGGGACGATATAGTTAAGAATATTGATAAGAACTTTAATAATTTAGATGTGAAAAGCGTGTCCAAGAACAAAATGACTGGCCTACGCGATTATCCACCACGCCGAGATGAAAATGGTTCCGAtcaatcgaaaattgaaagagagaagaacaATGTTTTCTACAATGTAAGACAGTCATCTGAAAAAGCAGAAATTTCTAAAGATTGTAGAGATTTTGATAAAGTGACAGACATTTTGCAAGAGATGGAAGAGAAATATGTTAATGAGAAAAAGCAACTCAGTGAGCGCTGCACAGAATTAGAGAGAAGTTTGGATTTGTTAAGAACTGAGTATGAACAGTGCGAAGACTACTGGGCTGGGAAACTCGAAGAAGAAAGACAATTGTTCGAACAAGAGCAGCGAATTAGCGATGAAAAGTTGTCCGAGCTTATTGCTAAAATGGCTGAATACGAAGAGCAATTTGGCAACAGCGATAAAACCCACAATGACGGCCGCCTGTCGCCTATTGAAGAACGATTCAACCTTGAGCA ACAGTATACAAATTTGGAGGAAGAATTCAGCGAGTGGAAGTCTGAGATGCAAGAGGAGCTGACGAAAAAAGATCAAGAGATTCACGATTTGcgcgaaaaattacaaaagggCAAAAGAATTCTGACTGCAGAAACTTCTGTGCAATGCTCAGAGGAATCAGTTTCACATTCTAATCTGACAACTAGTTTGAGTGAAGTCAttcatgagaaaaatttatcatcctCGAAAATCACTTCCTACGACACTGATTCCCGCATGCTGAATGATTCGCTTCAGTTCAAGCATTCTACGGAATCTGAAAGTCCGAATGCTGAAGTGTGCACGTCTCGACCAGCAAGAATTTTACCCTGCCTGCACGGCTGTAGCTGTTATCAAATACAGCCCTACTCTGTTGCTGAAGAATTGTGTCGAGCTCACAAGGAGGAACTGAGACGATTGCatcaattgaaaatcaatatcgAGACCGAATGCAGTAATTTAATAAAACAGAAGGAAGCCTTGATGCAGGAAATACTGAAACTGCAAAGTCTTCGAGCCATTAGCTGTTCTTGTACAAAAACAATCGCCGGAGAACAGGCTTGCCGCATCGATCTCAATGTACTTCAAGCTCTAAACGCGCGATTGCAGTCCCAAGAACAAAAGTGTCATCATCTTCAAGTGTCCCTCAAACAACAGCAACAGTATACAGATCGAATTTTACATC AAACCTGGAAACAACATCGAAACGAAATTGCAGACTTACAATTCCTATTGTGTGGTACCCAAGAAAAGTTACAACAACATTTACAAGCATATAAAGAACAG GCCGAGAGCTTAGCACGAGCTGACATGCTGGCTAAAGATTTGTATCTCGAAAATACATACCTGATGGCGAGTGTGGAACGTCTGGAGCAGCACTGTCACGTGTTGACGCAGTATAGTACCGAATCGACATCGGTATGA
- the LOC124404095 gene encoding blastoderm-specific protein 25D isoform X1, whose protein sequence is MEGNCTDPYEQQLLAVFESCQTKGQIGLDENGLRSLCEKLQLEEQGKELISCLLEQTDTDKSVSFYEFRDGLLALLGNAQDRISSYSDREFPNSDSLQSLNSAKLANKRYGRKTKPKEQNADMMDFQHQNLDGAKNEIWRGVDGLLNQDIKIEEQRLREIWAKINLGLDRQELPIVSQYVSIPLLPKQTLEQIFEKLDMDHDGQITLEEFLLIFRNPKMLHEQLSSAWNAGLRNDIMKQDSERESIQIRGPHHTGYARSSTVVDMWEVAGVPDAATFLSELGFTSPDISLTELTNVLCEELKSLRDESDNRVMGTHISLLKGTLVLYQEEVRSLNTLVEHLSGERDKLRGDIAEANQRATLLAQEVDEHHICLEKSSQNQIKQLELKNAEILKDLTDQLTSEHESNAAALKLMDQRLQMLQQEDQRIRTELANVLSENHTLETENQNLSEHLSKLKSSNNQLQMQIQTLAAEHDEVENVEAKENEVLVSLLDRIKKLQSDNAALRDQNDELTSELEVMKHSVSDIQSSGNSAISNSKDLTDRVAELEELLQSKTVRNKDISIGANNLNAIVETQEHQLAELRGVLGKLKKELVNVVTEKKNDCTLDNCVLQNRILDVICRIDTNVSPHPQETDSIKSLANELEAESTQQTTECSRDFVTNKAEKGKVNRKAVGGDDIVKNIDKNFNNLDVKSVSKNKMTGLRDYPPRRDENGSDQSKIEREKNNVFYNVRQSSEKAEISKDCRDFDKVTDILQEMEEKYVNEKKQLSERCTELERSLDLLRTEYEQCEDYWAGKLEEERQLFEQEQRISDEKLSELIAKMAEYEEQFGNSDKTHNDGRLSPIEERFNLEQQYTNLEEEFSEWKSEMQEELTKKDQEIHDLREKLQKGKRILTAETSVQCSEESVSHSNLTTSLSEVIHEKNLSSSKITSYDTDSRMLNDSLQFKHSTESESPNAEVCTSRPARILPCLHGCSCYQIQPYSVAEELCRAHKEELRRLHQLKINIETECSNLIKQKEALMQEILKLQSLRAISCSCTKTIAGEQACRIDLNVLQALNARLQSQEQKCHHLQVSLKQQQQYTDRILHQTWKQHRNEIADLQFLLCGTQEKLQQHLQAYKEQAESLARADMLAKDLYLENTYLMASVERLEQHCHVLTQYSTESTSV, encoded by the exons ATGGAGGGAAATTGTACAGATCCTTACGAACAGCAACTTTTAGCCGTATTTGAGAGTTGTCAAACGAAGGGGCAGATAGGTCTGGACGAAAATGGGCTGCGATCGTTATGTGAGAAATTACAACTCGAGGAGCAAGGAAAGGAGTTGATATCGTGTCTCCTGGAGCAAACCGACACTGATAAGTCTGTGTCCTTTTACGAATTCCGTGATGGTCTTCTTGCTTTATTGGGAAACGCTCAAGATAGAATCTCCAGTTATTCGGATCGAGAATTTCCCAACAGTGACTCGTTGCAAAGTTTAAATTCTGCCAAGTTAGCCAACAAGAGGTACGGACGGAAGACCAAACCAAAAGAACAAAACGCGGATATGATGGACTTTCAACACCAAAATTTAG ATGGcgcaaaaaatgaaatatggaGAGGCGTAGATGGTCTTCTCAATCAGGATATTAAAATAGAGGAACAGAGGCTGAGAGAAATATGGGCAAAAATTAACTTGGGTTTGGATCGGCAAGAGCTGCCCATTGTATCGCAATACGTCAGCATTCCTTTACTTCCTAAACAG ACGTTGGagcagatttttgaaaaactcgaTATGGATCATGACGGACAAATTACTCTCGAAGAGTTTTTGCTGATATTCAGAAACCCCAAAATGCTGCACGAGCAACTCAGCTCCGCGTGGAATGCTGGCCTTCGAAATGATATCATGAAACAAGACTCTGAGAGAGAAAGTATTCAAATCCGTGGCCCTCACCACACTGG CTACGCCCGAAGCAGCACAGTTGTGGATATGTGGGAAGTTGCTGGCGTTCCTGATGCAGCCACATTTTTGTCAGAACTTGGATTCACCAGTCCAGACATCAGCCTCACAGAGCTGACAAATGTGCTCTGCGAAGAGCTGAAAAGCCTCCGTGATGAGTCCGATAACAGAGTGATGGGAACTCACATTAGTTTGCTGAAAGGAACACTTGTATTGTATCAGGAAGAGGTCAGAAGTCTCAA CACTTTAGTGGAGCATTTGAGCGGGGAAAGAGACAAGTTACGAGGAGATATAGCAGAAGCGAACCAAAGAGCAACTTTGCTGGCTCAAGAAGTAGATGAACATCATATCTGCTTGGAAAAGTCCAGTCAGAATCAAATTAAGCAGCTGGAATTGAAGAACGCGGAAATACTTAAGGACCTAACAGATCAGCTGACTTCTGAACACGAGTCTAATGCTGCTGCCTTGAAATTAATGGACCAAAGGCTGCAAATGCTTCAACAAGAAGACCAACGTATCAGAACTGAGTTAGCCAATGTCTTGTCTGAGAATCACACATTGGAgactgaaaatcaaaatttatcggAGCACCTTTCCAAGCTCAAATCCTCAAATAATCAGCTGCAAATGCAGATACAAACACTGGCTGCTGAGCACGACGAG GTCGAAAATGTTGAAGCGAAAGAAAATGAGGTTCTGGTTTCTCTATTAGACCGCATAAAAAAGCTTCAGTCTGACAACGCTGCGCTACGAGATCAAAATGACGAACTTACGTCTGAGCTAGAAGTGATGAAACATTCTGTGTCCGATATCCAAAGTTCCGG aaattcgGCTATAAGTAATTCAAAAGATTTGACTGATAGAGTGGCTGAGTTGGAGGAACTTTTACAATCGAAAACTGTGAGAAAC aagGACATTTCAATCGGAGCGAACAATTTGAACGCAATCGTTGAAACACAGGAACATCAGTTAGCGGAACTGCGAGGTGTgcttggaaaattgaaaaaagaactgGTCAATGTTGtgacagaaaagaaaaatgattgcACACTCGACAATTGTGTGCTGCAAAATAGAATTTTGGATGTGATTTGCAGAATAGATACGAATGTATCTCCACATCCCCAAGAAACAGATTCTATTAAAAGTTTAGCAAATGAACTTGAGGCCGAAAGTACACAACAAACGACTGAATGTAGTAGAGATTTTGTCACTAATAAAGCCGAGAAGGGGAAAGTCAATAGGAAAGCAGTTGGCGGGGACGATATAGTTAAGAATATTGATAAGAACTTTAATAATTTAGATGTGAAAAGCGTGTCCAAGAACAAAATGACTGGCCTACGCGATTATCCACCACGCCGAGATGAAAATGGTTCCGAtcaatcgaaaattgaaagagagaagaacaATGTTTTCTACAATGTAAGACAGTCATCTGAAAAAGCAGAAATTTCTAAAGATTGTAGAGATTTTGATAAAGTGACAGACATTTTGCAAGAGATGGAAGAGAAATATGTTAATGAGAAAAAGCAACTCAGTGAGCGCTGCACAGAATTAGAGAGAAGTTTGGATTTGTTAAGAACTGAGTATGAACAGTGCGAAGACTACTGGGCTGGGAAACTCGAAGAAGAAAGACAATTGTTCGAACAAGAGCAGCGAATTAGCGATGAAAAGTTGTCCGAGCTTATTGCTAAAATGGCTGAATACGAAGAGCAATTTGGCAACAGCGATAAAACCCACAATGACGGCCGCCTGTCGCCTATTGAAGAACGATTCAACCTTGAGCAGCAG TATACAAATTTGGAGGAAGAATTCAGCGAGTGGAAGTCTGAGATGCAAGAGGAGCTGACGAAAAAAGATCAAGAGATTCACGATTTGcgcgaaaaattacaaaagggCAAAAGAATTCTGACTGCAGAAACTTCTGTGCAATGCTCAGAGGAATCAGTTTCACATTCTAATCTGACAACTAGTTTGAGTGAAGTCAttcatgagaaaaatttatcatcctCGAAAATCACTTCCTACGACACTGATTCCCGCATGCTGAATGATTCGCTTCAGTTCAAGCATTCTACGGAATCTGAAAGTCCGAATGCTGAAGTGTGCACGTCTCGACCAGCAAGAATTTTACCCTGCCTGCACGGCTGTAGCTGTTATCAAATACAGCCCTACTCTGTTGCTGAAGAATTGTGTCGAGCTCACAAGGAGGAACTGAGACGATTGCatcaattgaaaatcaatatcgAGACCGAATGCAGTAATTTAATAAAACAGAAGGAAGCCTTGATGCAGGAAATACTGAAACTGCAAAGTCTTCGAGCCATTAGCTGTTCTTGTACAAAAACAATCGCCGGAGAACAGGCTTGCCGCATCGATCTCAATGTACTTCAAGCTCTAAACGCGCGATTGCAGTCCCAAGAACAAAAGTGTCATCATCTTCAAGTGTCCCTCAAACAACAGCAACAGTATACAGATCGAATTTTACATC AAACCTGGAAACAACATCGAAACGAAATTGCAGACTTACAATTCCTATTGTGTGGTACCCAAGAAAAGTTACAACAACATTTACAAGCATATAAAGAACAG GCCGAGAGCTTAGCACGAGCTGACATGCTGGCTAAAGATTTGTATCTCGAAAATACATACCTGATGGCGAGTGTGGAACGTCTGGAGCAGCACTGTCACGTGTTGACGCAGTATAGTACCGAATCGACATCGGTATGA